A genomic stretch from Theobroma cacao cultivar B97-61/B2 chromosome 4, Criollo_cocoa_genome_V2, whole genome shotgun sequence includes:
- the LOC18601515 gene encoding zinc-finger homeodomain protein 9, with protein MDIAPTSTTPLSTTPKSPEPESETPTRIQPTKPVSFTNGVLKRHQPHHHPVHHHHHHPHAPPIVITYKKCLKNHAANLGGHALDGCGEFMPSPTATPTDPTSLKCAACGCHRNFHLREPEDPPLATATATIEYQPHHRHHPPPPATQPHRSPNSASPPPISSSYYPSAPHMLLALSGGLAGALDNTHNNSHLPAGAGAVTPNATNLCSNSKKRFRTKFTQLQKDRMLEFAERVGWKMQKRDEELVQEFCSEVGVDRGVLKVWMHNNKNTFGKKDQANGGGSGGVGSRNNGSGNNNNIDSELNHEENHESHENNNNSGQNLNHHFESDSVAHVGTNGSSSSS; from the coding sequence ATGGACATAGCCCCCACAAGCACCACCCCACTAAGTACCACCCCCAAATCGCCAGAGCCAGAGAGTGAAACACCAACCCGGATCCAACCCACCAAGCCCGTATCTTTCACCAACGGTGTTCTTAAGCGCCACCAGCCTCACCACCACCCAgtccaccaccaccaccatcaTCCCCACGCGCCCCCCATCGTCATAACCTACAAGAAATGTCTCAAGAACCATGCAGCCAACTTAGGTGGCCATGCTCTAGACGGCTGTGGTGAATTCATGCCATCCCCAACAGCTACCCCGACCGACCCAACTTCCCTCAAATGCGCTGCTTGTGGCTGCCACAGAAACTTCCACCTCCGGGAACCCGAAGACCCACCCCTAGCAACAGCCACCGCCACAATAGAATATCAGCCTCACCACCGCCACCATCCACCACCTCCGGCGACTCAGCCACATCGTAGTCCTAACTCAGCTTCCCCACCGCCGATCTCATCATCTTACTACCCTTCAGCTCCCCACATGCTTTTAGCTCTTTCAGGAGGCCTCGCAGGTGCATTAGACAATACTCATAATAACTCTCATTTACCAGCTGGGGCTGGAGCTGTTACCCCAAACGCCACAAATCTTTGTTCCAACTCGAAGAAAAGATTCAGAACAAAGTTTACGCAGTTGCAGAAAGATAGGATGCTGGAGTTCGCGGAGAGAGTTGGATGGAAGATGCAGAAACGAGATGAAGAACTTGTCCAAGAGTTTTGCAGTGAGGTTGGGGTTGATAGAGGTGTGTTAAAAGTTTGGATGCATAACAATAAGAATACTTTTGGGAAGAAAGATCAAGCCAACGGAGGAGGAAGTGGAGGTGTTGGAAGTAGGAATAATGGCAGTGgcaataacaataatattgATAGCGAACTCAACCATGAAGAAAACCATGAGAGTCATGAGAATAACAACAACAGTGGTCAGAATCTGAACCATCACTTTGAGAGTGATAGTGTTGCTCATGTTGGAACTAATggctcttcttcttcctcttga